From the Chloroflexota bacterium genome, the window AGCCCTTGGGCCGCCCACTGAACTTGTCGGCGGGAATAGCTACGGATTCAACCTTACCAAAAGCACCGAATTCTGCCAAAAGTTCATCTTCGGTAACATCAAAGGATAGATTGCCCACATAGATTTTCATAATTTGCCCCCTCTTATCTTGGATTTATCATTTGTTAAACTTAATATCCTTGTCGCCGCTTTCGTTGTGCGTTCTTTTTGGGTTTGATGCGGGCTGCCTCACTCTTCGGTACGAAATGGCAGTTGGCTTTTACTTCCCGAAGGACACCACTCATCTGCACCATTCGCTGAAAGCGACGCAGCAGCCATTCCTGCGATTCACCTTCATGTATTGATATTTCTAACGACAAAACTTACATTTGCCTGAGCCACACCCAGGCCGGTTGCCCAATCCGGATGTAGCTCATGGCTTAACCTCACTTATCTACTCGGTCGGACTTTTCGGTAGCAATCACTGCAATACACTGGTCTACCCTGGCTGGGCTCGAACGGTACTTCAGTTGCCTTGCCGCAATCAGAACACACTGCGGGGAATAGTTGACGTCGGGGTGTATAACCGTAGCTGCCATTTCCATAGCTATTGCCACTGTTCCCGTAGCGCTCTGACTTCCGTGCCTGGCGGCATTCCGGGCATCGCTTCGGGTCGTTAGTATAGCCTCTCGACTGGAACTGTTCCTGTTCCTCAGCGCTAAAGGTGAAAGTATTACTGCAATCGGAACATTCGAGGGTCTTGTCCTGAAAACTCATTGGATGACCTCCTCTCCTATAAATTTAGTTGGAGCTTGGGCCATCCAATACTTGATATAAATCTTAGGGGACTTTAAGAAGCTTGTATTAGCCTAAACTTGAACTATAAATACATTATACACTAAAGAGAACTATTTTGCATTTTGTTCAGTTCTG encodes:
- a CDS encoding zinc-ribbon domain containing protein: MSFQDKTLECSDCSNTFTFSAEEQEQFQSRGYTNDPKRCPECRQARKSERYGNSGNSYGNGSYGYTPRRQLFPAVCSDCGKATEVPFEPSQGRPVYCSDCYRKVRPSR
- the rpsU gene encoding 30S ribosomal protein S21, whose protein sequence is MSIHEGESQEWLLRRFQRMVQMSGVLREVKANCHFVPKSEAARIKPKKNAQRKRRQGY